AGGCAGTTGTGCCGCCGCTGACATTCGCGAAGAGCACCATCGATGCCGTTGCAGCTGATGTTCCATCCGCCTTGGTACACTTGCGGGATCAATGTGTTTGACAAGCTGTTTGGCGCGGTCAATGTGATGCTCGACGTCGAAGAGCAGCCGTTGGCATCGGTCACGGTCACCGTGTAGGTGCCTGCGCCGATGTTGCTCAAGTCTTCGGTCGTCGCGCCGTTGCTCCAGTTGAATGTGTAGCTCAGGCAGCTTGCACCGCCGCCGACTGCCAAGTCGATCGAACCGTCATTCGCCCCGTTGCAAGTCACGTTCCAGCCACCTTGATAGACCGGGCTTGTCAGGCCGATGTGAGCAATGCTGGCTCGGTAAGGGTCAATGTCGAAGTCGTCGTATTGCCGTTGAGGTCGGTGACCGTCACCGTGTAGGATCCTGCACCCAAACCATTGGCTGTGGCGGTCGTCTGACCGTTGCTCCACAAATAGGTGTAAGGCAAGCATCCGCCGGTGGTCGTTACCGTAGCGCTGCCGTTGGTGGCACCGTTGCAGGTCACGTTGTAGCCGCAAGCAACCGTCGGGCTGGCGGTTGTCGCTACCAACGGATCGTTGGTGACGGTGACCGTTGCAGCGCAAGTACTGCTGTTGCCGTTTACATCCGTCACCGTCAAGGTCACGTTGTTCACGCCCAAGTCATCGCAGGTGAATGTATTTGGATTCAACGTCGTAGTTGCAATACCGCAAGCGTCATTGCTGCCGTTGTTGATGCTGCTCGCCAATACCGCCTGACTGCCGCTGCTGCCGAGGTTGATGGTCAGGTTCTGGCAAAGCGCGATCGGCGCAATGTTGTCCTGAACCGTTACCGCTGCTGAGCAGGTGCTGCTGTTGCCGTTGACGTCAGTCACGGTGAGCATCACCGTGTTCGGGCCTGCGACATTGGCGCAGGTGAAGCTGCTGTTGTTCAGCGTGGTGCTAGCAATGCCACAAGCGTCGCTGCTGCCGTTGTTGACGGCCGAGGCGGTCGTGCTGCCATTACCGGCGCTGTTCAATTGGACCGTGACAGGCTGGCAAAGCGCGATCGGCGCGATGTTGTCCTGAACCGTTACCGCTGCAGAGCAGGTGCTGCTGTTGCCGTTGACGTCGGTCACCGTGAGGATCACCGTGTTCGGGCCAGCGACATTGGCGCAGCTGAAGCTGCTGTTGTTCAAAGTCGTCGTCGCAATGCCGCAAGCGTCGCTGCTGCCGTTGTTGACTGCCGAGGCCGTCGTGCTGCCGTTGCCGGCGCTGTTCAGTTGGACCGTGACAGGCTGGCAAAGCGCGATCGGCGCAATGTTGTCCTGAACCGTTACCGCTGCCGAACAGGTGCTGCTGTTGCCGTTGACGTCCGTCACGGTGAGGATCACCGTGTTCGGACCTGCAACGTTGGCGCAGGTGAAGCTGCTGTTGTTCAGCGTTGTGCTTGCGATTCCGCAAGCGTCTGAGCTGCCGTTGTTGACTGCCGAAGCCGTCGTGCTACCGTTGCCGGCGCTGTTCAGTTGGACTGTGACAGGCTGGCAAATGGCGATCGGCGCAACATTGTCCTGAACCGTTACCGCTGCCGAACATGTGCTGCTGTTGCCATTGACATCGGTGACCGTGAGGATCACCGTGTTCGGACCCGCAACGTTGGCGCAAGTGAAGCTGCTGTTGTTCAGGGTCGTGGTTGCAATGCCGCAAGCATCGCTGCTTCCGTTATTCACTGCCGAAGCAGTTGTGCTGCCGTTTCCGGCGCTGTTCAATTGCACCGTCACAGGCTGGCAAAGCGCGATCGGGGCGATCAAATCTTGGACTGTGACCGTGGCCGAACATGTGCTGCTGTTACCTGAAGCATCCGTAGCGGTGAAGACCACTGTATTGGCCCCGACGTTTGCACAGGTGAAGGTATTTGGACTTACAGTCGCGGTGAAAGGTCCGCAAGCATCAGCGGTTCCAAGCCCAACGACCGATGCGCCGATCGAACCGTTACCCAAGGCATTCAATTGAACCGACGCATTCGTGCAAACCACTACCGGAGGCGTTACGTCGATTACCGTTGCAATCGCCGAGCAAGTAGAGGAGTTTCCGCTACCGTCGGTGATGGTGAGACCACGGTATTCGCACCAAGATTCGCGCAGTTAAACGTATTCGGAGTCAAGCTAGCAGTGAAAACCGTACAATTGTCTCCGGAACCGAGACCAACCACCGAGGCACCGAGCGAACCGTTGCCGGTACCATTGAGTGTTACTGTGGCATTCGAACATACCGCAGTCGGTGCGATCAAATCGCGCACTGTCACAGTTGCCGAGCAGGTGCTGCTATTGCCATTGACATCCGTCACGGTCAAAACCACCGTGTTGGCACCAAGGTTGGCGCAGGTGAAGCTGCTGTTGTTCAGTGTCGTGGTTGCAATTCCGCAAGCGTCATTTGAACCGTTGTTGACTGCCGAGGCAGTCGTGCTGCCGTTGCCGGCGCTGTTCAAGTTCACCGTCACATTCTGGCAAATCGCATTCGGAGCTTGAACATCATTCACAGTTACCGTGAACGAACATGTCGCAGAACCGCATGGATTCGTCGCTGTGATCGTCACGGTTGTCGTTCCACGGTTGAAGGTCGAGCCGGAACCCGTACCTGTGCCTGAACCTGTGGTCGCGCCCGAAAGCGTGTAGGCAAGCGTTGGGGTCGGTGCGCCCGTAACGACAGGTGCGTAGGTGACCACCTGCGTGCAGAGGTTGAGCGCCGTATTCACGGTGATGTTGGCTGGGCAGCTGCTGAATGCAGGTGGCTGACAGCTCACTTCACCACGGACTGCGAAGTCAAATGGACTTTCGTTGCAATCGCTGTTGTTGATCAAGACGGTTGCATTGTACACGCCGAGTGGCGAGGCCAAGAAGGTCACTGTAAAGGTAGTGCTTCCACTTGGGGCCACCGTTGCAGGCAAAGTGATGCCGCCGACTGTGAAGTTCGAAGCTTGGGCGCCCGCCATCGTGATGGTCGAAACCGTCAGGTTGGAGGTGCCGCTGTTTTGAATGGTGAATGTCCTTGTGACCGGAACCGCAGGGAACGGCGTACCGAAATCGGTATGATCCGTCACTGTCGGGGTCAAGTCGCCGTCGACAATCGTCACCGAGTTGCCGGTCACGTTGATTTCAGGAGAATTGACCGTCACGTTGAAGCTGCAGGTTGCAGTTTGACCATTCGCAGCGGTCACAACATACGTGTTCGTGGTTGTGCCGAGCGGGAAGGCAGCGCCTGAAGCAAGACCTGCGGTGCGCAATGTCGTCTGACCGGGGCAATTGTCGCTGCCCGCCGGGGTGCTGTAGCTCACCACCGCGCTGCAAAGTCCGGGGTCGTTGTTGACCGTCACGTTCGCAGGGCAAGTGATCGTCGGGAGTTGATTGTCGACGACCGTTACCGTGAATGAACAAGCAGCAGTGTTTCCAGCGACGTCCGTTGCAGTTGCATTGACCGTTGTCGTTCCCACTGCAAACGTGCTGCCGCTTGCCGGGCTGCTCACTACGCTGGAAGAACAGTTATCCGTGGTCGTTACCGTGAACGTCACCGGTGCACTGCAAGCATTCAAGGTGTTGTTCACGCTGATGTTGGCAGGGCAGGCAATCGTCGGATTGGTATTGTCTACCACCGTTACCGT
This genomic window from Bacteroidota bacterium contains:
- a CDS encoding SprB repeat-containing protein, giving the protein MVCTNASVQLNALGNGSIGASVVGLGTADACGPFTATVSPNTFTCANVGANTVVFTATDASGNSSTCSATVTVQDLIAPIALCQPVTVQLNSAGNGSTTASAVNNGSSDACGIATTTLNNSSFTCANVAGPNTVILTVTDVNGNSSTCSAAVTVQDNVAPIAICQPVTVQLNSAGNGSTTASAVNNGSSDACGIASTTLNNSSFTCANVAGPNTVILTVTDVNGNSSTCSAAVTVQDNIAPIALCQPVTVQLNSAGNGSTTASAVNNGSSDACGIATTTLNNSSFSCANVAGPNTVILTVTDVNGNSSTCSAAVTVQDNIAPIALCQPVTVQLNSAGNGSTTASAVNNGSSDACGIASTTLNNSSFTCANVAGPNTVMLTVTDVNGNSSTCSAAVTVQDNIAPIALCQNLTINLGSSGSQAVLASSINNGSNDACGIATTTLNPNTFTCDDLGVNNVTLTVTDVNGNSSTCAATVTVTNDPLVATTASPTVACGYNVTCNGATNGSATVTTTGGCLPYTYLWSNGQTTATANGLGAGSYTVTVTDLNGNTTTSTLTLTEPALLTSA
- a CDS encoding HYR domain-containing protein, translating into MTLPATVAPSGSTTFTVTFLASPLGVYNATVLINNSDCNESPFDFAVRGEVSCQPPAFSSCPANITVNTALNLCTQVVTYAPVVTGAPTPTLAYTLSGATTGSGTGTGSGSTFNRGTTTVTITATNPCGSATCSFTVTVNDVQAPNAICQNVTVNLNSAGNGSTTASAVNNGSNDACGIATTTLNNSSFTCANLGANTVVLTVTDVNGNSSTCSATVTVRDLIAPTAVCSNATVTLNGTGNGSLGASVVGLGSGDNCTVFTASLTPNTFNCANLGANTVVSPSPTVAETPLLARRLQR